A single genomic interval of Ruficoccus amylovorans harbors:
- the rfbB gene encoding dTDP-glucose 4,6-dehydratase, with the protein MTILVTGGSGFIGTHLVRYLLRETGHGVVNVDKLTYAANPSPVPAATDAARYRLVVADIADSRTLADVFAGEKPGAVIHLAAESHVDRSITGPEAFIQSNIVGTFRLLEQARTYFEGLSGPARESFRFLHVSTDEVYGSLGPEGAAFTESSPYEPHSPYSASKAAADHLARAWHTTYGLPVIVTNCSNNYGPWQFPEKLIPVTIIKALRGEPIPVYGRGENVRDWLHAADHAEALYAALECGRVGRTYNIGADNERRNIDLVQSLCALLDELAPSPQGSHGRLISFVGDRPGHDRRYAIDASRAREELGWRPRTDFLRGLRETVLWYLENRDWWEAALARMDVPGTPGAWGVTAARGRAASLPADGPGD; encoded by the coding sequence ATGACCATCCTCGTCACAGGCGGCAGCGGCTTTATCGGCACGCATCTGGTGCGTTACCTCCTGCGGGAGACCGGGCACGGGGTGGTCAATGTGGACAAGCTGACCTACGCCGCCAACCCATCCCCTGTGCCCGCCGCGACGGACGCGGCCCGCTATCGGCTGGTGGTGGCGGACATCGCCGACAGCCGGACGCTGGCCGATGTTTTCGCCGGGGAAAAGCCCGGCGCGGTCATCCATCTGGCGGCGGAGTCGCATGTGGACCGTTCCATCACCGGGCCGGAGGCGTTCATCCAGAGCAATATCGTCGGCACCTTCCGCCTATTGGAGCAGGCTCGGACGTATTTTGAGGGGCTGTCTGGCCCGGCGCGGGAGAGCTTCCGCTTCCTGCATGTTTCGACGGACGAGGTTTACGGTTCGCTCGGGCCGGAAGGGGCGGCGTTTACGGAAAGCTCGCCCTACGAGCCGCATTCGCCCTATTCGGCCAGCAAGGCCGCCGCCGACCACCTCGCGCGGGCCTGGCACACGACCTACGGCTTGCCGGTTATTGTGACTAATTGCTCGAACAACTACGGCCCCTGGCAGTTCCCCGAAAAGCTGATCCCGGTCACGATTATCAAGGCCCTGCGCGGCGAGCCGATCCCGGTCTATGGCCGGGGCGAGAACGTCCGCGACTGGCTCCACGCCGCCGACCACGCCGAGGCGCTTTACGCCGCGTTGGAGTGTGGCCGGGTGGGGCGGACCTATAACATCGGGGCCGACAATGAGCGCCGCAACATCGACCTCGTGCAGTCTCTCTGCGCCCTGCTGGACGAGTTGGCCCCCTCGCCGCAAGGCTCGCACGGGCGGCTGATCTCCTTTGTCGGGGACCGCCCCGGCCATGACCGCCGCTACGCCATCGACGCGAGCCGGGCGCGGGAGGAGCTGGGTTGGCGGCCCCGGACGGATTTTCTGCGCGGGTTGCGCGAGACGGTGCTCTGGTACCTGGAAAACCGCGACTGGTGGGAGGCGGCGCTGGCGCGAATGGATGTGCCGGGTACGCCGGGCGCTTGGGGTGTGACTGCGGCAAGGGGCCGCGCCGCAAGCTTGCCTGCGGACGGGCCGGGCGACTAA
- the rfbA gene encoding glucose-1-phosphate thymidylyltransferase RfbA translates to MKTRKGIVLAAGTGSRLYPLTLAVSKQLQPVHDKPMIYYPLSVLMFAGIRAILIVTTPQDRPLFERLLGDGSQFGLSFTYTGQQEPGGLAQAFLLGADFLADGPSALVLGDNLFYGHDLIRTVRQAAARETGATIFATRVADPRAYGVVELDAGGQVLSLEEKPERPRSNLAVPGLYFYDGQAVALARTLRPSARGEREITDLNRLYLEAGQLRVEQLGRGTAWLDSGTHADLLAAGTFVETIEKRQGLKIACLEEIAFRQGWIDSDTLRRQIDRMGKSSYGAYLRTLL, encoded by the coding sequence ATGAAAACGCGCAAAGGCATCGTACTGGCGGCGGGCACCGGCAGCCGCCTCTACCCGCTGACGCTGGCCGTGAGCAAGCAGCTCCAGCCCGTCCACGACAAGCCGATGATCTATTACCCGCTCTCGGTGCTCATGTTTGCGGGCATTCGGGCGATCCTCATCGTGACCACGCCGCAGGACCGGCCCTTGTTCGAGCGGCTGCTCGGGGACGGTTCCCAGTTCGGGCTGAGCTTCACCTACACCGGCCAGCAGGAGCCGGGCGGGCTGGCGCAGGCGTTTTTGTTGGGGGCGGATTTCCTGGCGGACGGACCCTCCGCGCTGGTGTTGGGGGACAATCTCTTTTACGGGCACGACCTCATCCGCACCGTTCGGCAGGCGGCGGCCCGCGAGACGGGAGCGACGATTTTCGCCACACGGGTGGCCGATCCGCGCGCCTACGGGGTGGTGGAACTGGATGCCGGAGGCCAGGTGCTCTCGCTGGAAGAAAAACCGGAGCGCCCGCGCTCGAATCTGGCCGTACCGGGCCTGTACTTCTACGACGGGCAGGCGGTCGCTCTGGCGCGGACCTTGCGGCCCTCGGCCCGGGGCGAACGGGAGATCACCGACCTGAACCGCCTCTATCTGGAGGCCGGGCAACTGCGTGTCGAACAGCTTGGCCGGGGGACAGCCTGGCTGGACTCGGGCACGCACGCGGACTTGCTGGCGGCGGGGACTTTTGTCGAGACGATTGAGAAGCGCCAGGGCCTCAAAATCGCCTGCCTGGAGGAAATCGCTTTCCGCCAGGGCTGGATCGACTCCGATACGCTCCGGCGGCAAATCGACCGCATGGGGAAATCCTCCTACGGGGCGTATCTGCGGACACTGCTATAG
- a CDS encoding NAD-dependent epimerase/dehydratase family protein: protein MKNICLIGASGFVGSRLIELIKDDCQLSNFDKRESVFYPEITVSGDVRHQEELDRALAGQDSVVLLAAEHRDDVSPTSLYYDVNVQGTRNVLAAMDKNGVRNIIFTSSVAVYGLNKENPAEDHPADPFNHYGKSKWQAEEVLRAWHQARPEERSLTIIRPTVIFGERNRGNVYNLLRQIASHKFLMVGKGENYKSMAYVGNIVAFIRHHLNNQQPGYQVFNYIDKPDLSMNGLVAQVEKSLNTQVPSVRIPYCLGMLGGLSFDVLSKLSGKKFPVSAVRVKKFCATTQFDATRAHSCGFQAPYTLAEGLNRTLQYEFADGHKDDIVFVSE from the coding sequence ATGAAAAATATTTGCCTCATCGGTGCATCCGGCTTTGTCGGCAGCCGCCTGATCGAACTGATCAAGGACGACTGCCAACTGAGCAACTTCGACAAACGCGAGAGCGTCTTTTACCCGGAGATCACGGTGAGTGGCGATGTCCGGCACCAGGAGGAGCTCGACCGGGCGCTGGCCGGGCAGGACTCGGTCGTGCTGCTGGCCGCCGAGCACCGGGACGATGTCAGCCCCACCTCGCTCTACTACGATGTCAATGTCCAGGGCACCAGAAACGTGCTCGCCGCCATGGACAAGAACGGCGTCCGCAACATCATCTTCACCAGTTCCGTCGCCGTTTACGGACTCAATAAGGAAAACCCCGCCGAGGACCATCCCGCCGATCCCTTCAACCACTACGGTAAAAGCAAATGGCAGGCGGAAGAGGTCTTGCGCGCCTGGCACCAGGCCCGGCCGGAGGAACGTTCCCTGACCATCATCCGCCCCACGGTCATTTTCGGCGAGCGCAACCGCGGTAACGTTTATAACCTGCTGCGACAAATCGCTTCGCATAAATTCCTCATGGTCGGCAAGGGCGAGAATTACAAGTCGATGGCATACGTGGGCAACATCGTCGCCTTCATCCGGCACCACCTGAATAACCAACAGCCGGGGTATCAGGTTTTCAACTACATCGACAAGCCCGACCTCAGCATGAACGGCCTCGTCGCCCAGGTGGAAAAAAGCCTCAACACGCAGGTTCCTTCCGTCCGCATTCCCTATTGCCTGGGGATGCTCGGGGGGCTCTCCTTCGATGTACTGAGTAAGCTCAGCGGCAAGAAATTTCCGGTCAGCGCAGTGCGCGTCAAAAAATTCTGCGCCACCACCCAGTTCGACGCTACCCGGGCCCATAGCTGCGGTTTCCAGGCCCCCTACACGCTGGCCGAAGGACTCAACCGCACGCTCCAATACGAGTTTGCTGACGGACACAAGGACGACATCGTCTTCGTCAGCGAGTAG
- a CDS encoding glycosyltransferase family 2 protein, producing MPVVPFAFPEADPTMKDTQSPLERVPASGTPGSVNKRTSNSLTLSIVTATYNSSAFVKDCVASVHAQTFAQIEHIIIDGASSDNTLEIINTVPNRISQIISEPDKGIYDAMNKGISASSGDIVGILNSDDFYADESVLEKVADTFCQTGCDVVFGNLDFVSPNDTSRVLRHWKSSPYRPGSFKSGWHPPHPTFFVRRELYERHGLFDISMSVSADFELMLRFMEKHHAQSSYLDQTMVKMRYGGHSTGSIREIIRGNRQIMRAFRNNGISVSPLYPAVRLLPKLKQFITRQS from the coding sequence ATGCCGGTAGTTCCTTTCGCTTTTCCAGAAGCAGATCCGACCATGAAAGATACTCAGAGTCCCTTGGAGCGGGTGCCGGCGTCAGGCACGCCGGGTTCCGTTAACAAACGTACCTCCAATAGCTTAACTCTGTCTATCGTAACTGCCACCTATAATAGCAGCGCTTTCGTCAAGGATTGTGTCGCCTCCGTCCATGCCCAGACATTCGCACAGATAGAGCATATCATCATAGACGGTGCCTCCAGTGATAATACCCTGGAAATAATCAATACCGTACCGAACCGTATATCCCAGATAATATCCGAACCGGACAAGGGCATATACGACGCTATGAACAAGGGCATTTCCGCCTCCAGCGGAGACATAGTAGGAATCCTCAACTCCGACGATTTCTACGCCGACGAGAGCGTTCTGGAAAAAGTCGCGGACACCTTTTGCCAGACCGGATGCGACGTCGTGTTCGGCAATCTCGACTTCGTCAGCCCGAATGACACCTCGCGTGTCCTGCGCCACTGGAAATCCTCCCCCTACCGCCCCGGCAGCTTCAAAAGCGGCTGGCATCCGCCCCATCCGACTTTCTTCGTGCGCCGCGAACTGTACGAACGCCACGGCCTTTTCGACATTTCCATGAGCGTATCGGCGGACTTCGAACTGATGCTCCGCTTTATGGAGAAGCACCATGCCCAATCGAGTTACCTCGATCAGACCATGGTCAAGATGCGCTACGGCGGGCACAGCACCGGGTCCATCCGGGAGATCATCCGCGGCAACAGACAGATCATGCGCGCCTTTCGCAATAACGGTATTTCCGTCTCCCCACTCTACCCCGCCGTACGGCTTCTGCCGAAGCTCAAACAGTTTATCACCCGGCAGTCATGA